A stretch of the Pseudomonas sp. ACM7 genome encodes the following:
- the algG gene encoding mannuronan 5-epimerase AlgG → MDSVVKIGLLLAGLLLVQTAGVSAAGLVFAPRYTISEAPGKPLLISEPKIPDLSGYTAEAAMAKISYKPAGSALIQPMLKENSLDEFIGGKERLKEWVVRQQRMPVAIFIDRGYMNLTQLARSLPPTALRETAPGVFLARLPIVIRPGGTLHIDKSVKELRLSQEGGSFLVNDGKLFITDTKVSAWSEKDDSPAWYKKEGEFRPFLVSWGGTETYIVNSTITSFGYTASKSYGVSISQYSPSMAPKMKRKRPTGWLLNSQFVDNWYGFYCYEADDVVILGNSYRDNIVYGIDPHDRSRRLIIAHNDAFGTRKKHGIILSREVNDSWIIYNRAYNNHLSGIVLDRSSVNNLVAYNETYKNRSDGMTLYESGNNLIWRNRAIDNDRHGIRVRNSTGVRLYENELMANALTGIYGHIKDLRGSDRDLKEDPYEARLSLTVVGGKLIGNGSSPITVFSPSRLELYDLTFLAPQKQDGLAFTGLLGEVQGDLMDILLRRHAAALILPETL, encoded by the coding sequence ATGGACAGTGTCGTCAAGATAGGGCTGTTGCTCGCCGGACTGCTGTTGGTGCAGACCGCGGGTGTCAGCGCGGCGGGTCTCGTATTCGCGCCGCGCTATACCATTAGCGAGGCTCCGGGAAAGCCCTTGCTGATCAGCGAGCCAAAGATCCCCGACCTGTCCGGCTATACGGCCGAGGCAGCCATGGCGAAGATTTCCTACAAGCCCGCCGGCAGTGCCTTGATCCAGCCGATGCTCAAGGAAAACTCGCTCGACGAGTTCATCGGCGGCAAGGAGCGTCTCAAGGAATGGGTGGTGCGCCAGCAGCGAATGCCGGTGGCGATCTTCATCGATCGGGGCTACATGAACTTGACGCAACTGGCGCGCAGCCTGCCACCGACGGCCTTGCGCGAAACTGCGCCGGGAGTGTTTCTGGCACGCTTGCCAATCGTCATACGTCCGGGCGGGACCCTGCATATCGACAAGTCGGTCAAGGAGTTGCGATTGTCCCAGGAGGGCGGTTCCTTCCTGGTCAATGACGGCAAGCTGTTTATCACCGACACCAAGGTCAGCGCCTGGAGCGAGAAGGACGACAGCCCGGCCTGGTACAAGAAAGAGGGGGAGTTTCGGCCCTTCCTGGTGTCCTGGGGCGGCACCGAGACCTACATCGTCAACAGCACCATCACCAGCTTCGGCTACACCGCGAGCAAGAGTTATGGGGTGAGTATTTCCCAGTACAGCCCGAGCATGGCGCCGAAGATGAAGCGCAAGCGGCCGACCGGCTGGTTGCTCAATTCGCAGTTCGTTGACAACTGGTACGGCTTCTATTGCTATGAGGCCGACGACGTGGTGATTCTCGGCAATTCCTACCGCGACAACATCGTCTATGGCATCGACCCGCACGACCGTTCACGCCGGCTGATCATTGCCCACAACGACGCCTTTGGTACCCGCAAGAAGCACGGCATTATCCTCTCACGCGAGGTCAACGACAGCTGGATCATCTACAACCGCGCCTACAACAACCACCTGTCGGGCATCGTTCTGGACCGTTCCAGCGTCAATAACCTGGTGGCCTACAACGAGACCTACAAAAACCGCTCCGACGGCATGACCCTGTATGAGAGCGGCAATAACCTGATCTGGCGCAACCGCGCGATCGACAATGACCGGCACGGGATCCGGGTGCGTAACAGCACCGGTGTGCGGCTGTATGAAAACGAGCTGATGGCCAATGCCCTGACCGGTATCTACGGTCACATCAAGGATTTGCGCGGCAGCGACCGCGACCTCAAGGAAGACCCCTACGAAGCCAGGTTGTCGCTCACCGTGGTCGGCGGCAAGCTGATCGGCAACGGTTCCAGCCCCATCACCGTGTTTTCACCCTCGCGTCTGGAACTCTATGACTTGACCTTTCTGGCGCCGCAGAAACAGGACGGCCTTGCCTTCACCGGTTTGCTGGGGGAGGTGCAAGGCGACTTGATGGACATTCTCCTGCGCCGCCATGCAGCCGCGTTGATTCTGCCCGAGACACTGTGA